A DNA window from Betta splendens chromosome 6, fBetSpl5.4, whole genome shotgun sequence contains the following coding sequences:
- the LOC114857087 gene encoding contactin-1a-like isoform X2: MNCRAQANPPATYKWRLNNVLIDLTEKDSHYSLAGGNLVISSPIKTKHEGKYSCLATNPYGTVISQEGSVQFGYLDLFSSEERETVKVKEGQGAVLLCAPPPHYPADLSFRWILNEFPTFIPLDNRRFVSQKTGNLHISKVDSSDTGNYSCIASSPSISKSVFSNYIPLVPQAERPNRKYPADLEVKFPDTTALVGQNITLECFALGNPVPEIHWKRIGGNLPPSHEVRMAGAQLHLFNVQPEDEGTYRCEAVNSKGKDHHTARVYVEAFPEWVEHIRSTEKDLGSDYTMNCVASGKPKPHIRWLKNGEPLDRKEMRFSSLTFDDSGMYQCMAENRHGVVYANAELRVFACAPTFEHSPVKRVLAARNGRVVIVCRPKAAPKPTFSWSKDTELLSNSTRVFIWEDGSLEILNVTRADEGRYTCFAENDRGKANSTGSLLVTDSTKITLAPSNADVKVGENAWMQCAASHDPALDITFIWSVDGQVIDLHKESRHYERTPNGSSNGELLIKNAQLKHAGLYTCTAQTPVDNVTASAHLVVRGPPGAPGGVRVINKSDKSVTLQWSRGADNHSPISKYTIQYRDAFSKEVWKNATTSPADVEGNAEAATVVDLFPWTEYEFRVIATNTLGTGESSSPSPKEKTLEAVPVVAPSDIGGGGGTSRELTITWTPVQPQYYYGPNFGYIVAFKPQDDNEWMKVTVADPQAKRYVHKDSSIPPSTEFHVKVKAFNSAGEGPYSLTAVIYSAQDAPSEAPSGVEGRALSATEAFVSWLPLPQSNIDGYQLKYWRNQEDSEGGAQRVVVPSRENHTRLEGMKPNSHYVVEVRGYNTAGFGPSNTISIHTKKAPPSQAPRIIRQKLKGKSINLAWENVEPLANEASINGYKVLCRQQGHSTGPVYITSHRHIEVPLPEEGNYVVEVRAHTEGGDGAVTRINITGGGVMAARSLGLLSLLLVALLCLSL, translated from the exons ATGAATTGTCGCGCTCAAGCCAATCCACCTGCCACATACAA GTGGAGACTGAACAATGTGCTCATTGATCTGACTGAGAAGGACAGCCACTACAGCTTAGCAGGAGGCAACCTGGTCATCAGCAGCCCAATCAAAACCAAACATGAAGGAAAATACAGCTGCTTGGCGACGAACCCCTATGGGACGGTCATCAGCCAGGAGGGTTCCGTCCAGTTTGGAT ACCTCGATCTCTTCTCgtcagaggagagggagacagtgaAAGTCAAAGAGGGACAAGGGGCAGTGCTGCTTTGTGCCCCCCCACCGCATTATCCAG CTGATCTGTCGTTCCGATGGATCCTCAATGAATTTCCCACCTTCATCCCGTTGGACAACAGGCGATTTGTCTCCCAGAAAACTGGTAACCTTCACATCTCCAAGGTGGACTCATCAGACACCGGCAACTACTCCTGCATTGCGTCCAGCCCATCCATTTCCAAGAGTGTCTTCTCCAACTACATTCCCTTAGTGCCTCAGGCTGAGC gTCCCAACAGGAAATACCCCGCTGACCTCGAAGTCAAGTTCCCAGACACCACAGCTCTGGTCGGTCAGAATATCACACTGGAGTGCTTTGCTTTGGGGAA CCCCGTCCCTGAGATCCACTGGAAGCGGATAGGAGGAAATCTGCCCCCGAGTCATGAGGTGCGGATGGCAGGGGCTCAGCTTCACCTGTTCAATGTGCAGCCTGAAGATGAAGGGACTTATCGGTGTGAAGCCGTGAATTCAAAAGGGAAGGACCATCACACGGCACGAGTGTATGTAGAAG CTTTTCCTGAGTGGGTGGAGCACATCAGAAGCACAGAGAAAGACCTCGGCAGTGACTACACCATGAACTGCGTGGCCAGTGGCAAGCCCAAACCACACATCCGCTGGCTGAAGAACGGCGAGCCG TTGGACCGGAAGGAGATGAGGTTCAGCAGCTTGACGTTCGATGATTCTGGGATGTACCAGTGTATGGCAGAGAACCGCCATGGCGTCGTCTATGCCAACGCAGAGCTGCGTGTGTTCG CCTGCGCGCCCACGTTCGAGCACAGCCCGGTGAAGAGAGTCCTCGCAGCTAGAAACGGCCGGGTGGTGATTGTATGTCGACCCAAAGCGGCTCCAAAGCCCACTTTCTCCTGGAGCAAAGACACGGAGCTGCTTTCCAACTCCACCAG AGTGTTTATCTGGGAGGATGGGAGCCTGGAGATCCTCAACGTGACGCGAGCAGACGAGGGCAGGTACACCTGCTTTGCCGAGAATGACCGAGGCAAGGCCAACAGTACCGGCTCGCTACTAGTCACAG ACTCCACAAAGATCACCTTGGCACCGTCCAACGCTGACGTCAAAGTCGGTGAGAACGCGTGGATGCAGTGCGCCGCGTCTCATGACCCCGCCCTGGACATCACCTTCATCTGGTCCGTGGACGGTCAGGTTATCGACCTACACAAGGAGAGCCGACACTATGAGCGCACCCCG AATGGAAGCTCCAACGGTGAGCTCCTGATCAAGAACGCCCAGCTGAAGCACGCCGGACTCTACACCTGCACCGCACAGACGCCCGTTGACAATGTTACGGCCTCTGCTCACCTCGTTGTCAGGG GTCCGCCCGGCGCCCCGGGAGGGGTTCGAGTGataaacaaaagtgacaagagtGTAACGTTGCAGTGGAGCCGTGGAGCCGACAACCACAGTCCCATCTCCAAATATACCATCCAGTACAGGGACGCCTTCTCCAAAGAAGTCTGGAAGAATGCCACTACAT CCCCTGCGGATGTAGAAGGGAACGCAGAGGCGGCCACGGTGGTCGATTTGTTCCCCTGGACAGAGTATGAGTTCAGGGTTATCGCCACCAACACTCTGGGTACAGGAGAGTCCAGCAGCCCGTCGCCTAAAGAGAAAACACTGGAAGCGG TTCCTGTGGTGGCGCCCTCGGACATCGGCGGGGGTGGAGGGACAAGCAGAGAACTGACCATTACATGGACG CCCGTGCAGCCACAGTACTACTACGGGCCTAATTTCGGCTACATTGTGGCCTTTAAACCCCAAGACGACAACGAGTGGATGAAGGTGACGGTGGCTGATCCGCAGGCCAAACGCTATGTCCACAAGGACTcgtccatccctccctccacagAGTTCCACGTGAAAGTCAAGGCATTCAACAGCGCAGGAGAGGGGCCCTACAGCCTAACAGCCGTCATTTATTCGGCTCAGGATG CTCCATCTGAAGCCCCTTCGGGTGTCGAAGGCAGAGCCCTCTCCGCCACAGAAGCCTTTGTGTCGTGGCTGCCTCTCCCACAGAGCAATATAGATGGATACCAG CTGAAGTACTGGAGGAATCAGGAAGACAGCGAGGGCGGGGCCCAGAGGGTGGTGGTTCCCAGCCGGGAGAACCACACCAGGCTGGAGGGAATGAAGCCCAACTCACACTACGTTGTTGAAGTTCGGGGCTACAACACTGCAGGATTCGGGCCCTCCAACACTATCAGCATCCACACCAAGAAAGCCC CTCCAAGCCAAGCCCCCAGAATAATACGGCAAAAGTTAAAGGGCAAGTCTATAAATCTTGCCTGGGAAAACGTGGAACCACTGGCTAATGAAGCATCGATAAATGGCTACAAG GTGCTGTGCAGGCAGCAGGGCCACTCCACAGGCCCCGTGTACATAACCAGCCACAGGCACATAGAGGTTCCCCTGCCCGAGGAGGGGAACTACGTGGTGGAGGTTCGGGCGCAcacggagggaggagacggcgcTGTGACGCGGATCAACATCACAG gtgGGGGTGTCATGGCCGCCCGGTCTCTcggcctcctctccctgctcctggtggccctcctctgcctcagcctctGA
- the LOC114857087 gene encoding contactin-1a-like isoform X1, whose protein sequence is MLHLTLLLHLLALLLSADASVHEEVPDFYADEATGYGPFFEEQPVDTIYPEESPEAKITMNCRAQANPPATYKWRLNNVLIDLTEKDSHYSLAGGNLVISSPIKTKHEGKYSCLATNPYGTVISQEGSVQFGYLDLFSSEERETVKVKEGQGAVLLCAPPPHYPADLSFRWILNEFPTFIPLDNRRFVSQKTGNLHISKVDSSDTGNYSCIASSPSISKSVFSNYIPLVPQAERPNRKYPADLEVKFPDTTALVGQNITLECFALGNPVPEIHWKRIGGNLPPSHEVRMAGAQLHLFNVQPEDEGTYRCEAVNSKGKDHHTARVYVEAFPEWVEHIRSTEKDLGSDYTMNCVASGKPKPHIRWLKNGEPLDRKEMRFSSLTFDDSGMYQCMAENRHGVVYANAELRVFACAPTFEHSPVKRVLAARNGRVVIVCRPKAAPKPTFSWSKDTELLSNSTRVFIWEDGSLEILNVTRADEGRYTCFAENDRGKANSTGSLLVTDSTKITLAPSNADVKVGENAWMQCAASHDPALDITFIWSVDGQVIDLHKESRHYERTPNGSSNGELLIKNAQLKHAGLYTCTAQTPVDNVTASAHLVVRGPPGAPGGVRVINKSDKSVTLQWSRGADNHSPISKYTIQYRDAFSKEVWKNATTSPADVEGNAEAATVVDLFPWTEYEFRVIATNTLGTGESSSPSPKEKTLEAVPVVAPSDIGGGGGTSRELTITWTPVQPQYYYGPNFGYIVAFKPQDDNEWMKVTVADPQAKRYVHKDSSIPPSTEFHVKVKAFNSAGEGPYSLTAVIYSAQDAPSEAPSGVEGRALSATEAFVSWLPLPQSNIDGYQLKYWRNQEDSEGGAQRVVVPSRENHTRLEGMKPNSHYVVEVRGYNTAGFGPSNTISIHTKKAPPSQAPRIIRQKLKGKSINLAWENVEPLANEASINGYKVLCRQQGHSTGPVYITSHRHIEVPLPEEGNYVVEVRAHTEGGDGAVTRINITGGGVMAARSLGLLSLLLVALLCLSL, encoded by the exons ATGCTTCACCTCACGCTGCTCTTGCACCTCCtggccctcctcctctctgcag ATGCATCAGTGCATGAGGAGGTACCTGACTTTTATGCAG ATGAAGCCACAGGTTACGGGCCGTTTTTTGAGGAGCAGCCAGTGGATACCATCTACCCGGAGGAGTCGCCCGAGGCCAAAATCACCATGAATTGTCGCGCTCAAGCCAATCCACCTGCCACATACAA GTGGAGACTGAACAATGTGCTCATTGATCTGACTGAGAAGGACAGCCACTACAGCTTAGCAGGAGGCAACCTGGTCATCAGCAGCCCAATCAAAACCAAACATGAAGGAAAATACAGCTGCTTGGCGACGAACCCCTATGGGACGGTCATCAGCCAGGAGGGTTCCGTCCAGTTTGGAT ACCTCGATCTCTTCTCgtcagaggagagggagacagtgaAAGTCAAAGAGGGACAAGGGGCAGTGCTGCTTTGTGCCCCCCCACCGCATTATCCAG CTGATCTGTCGTTCCGATGGATCCTCAATGAATTTCCCACCTTCATCCCGTTGGACAACAGGCGATTTGTCTCCCAGAAAACTGGTAACCTTCACATCTCCAAGGTGGACTCATCAGACACCGGCAACTACTCCTGCATTGCGTCCAGCCCATCCATTTCCAAGAGTGTCTTCTCCAACTACATTCCCTTAGTGCCTCAGGCTGAGC gTCCCAACAGGAAATACCCCGCTGACCTCGAAGTCAAGTTCCCAGACACCACAGCTCTGGTCGGTCAGAATATCACACTGGAGTGCTTTGCTTTGGGGAA CCCCGTCCCTGAGATCCACTGGAAGCGGATAGGAGGAAATCTGCCCCCGAGTCATGAGGTGCGGATGGCAGGGGCTCAGCTTCACCTGTTCAATGTGCAGCCTGAAGATGAAGGGACTTATCGGTGTGAAGCCGTGAATTCAAAAGGGAAGGACCATCACACGGCACGAGTGTATGTAGAAG CTTTTCCTGAGTGGGTGGAGCACATCAGAAGCACAGAGAAAGACCTCGGCAGTGACTACACCATGAACTGCGTGGCCAGTGGCAAGCCCAAACCACACATCCGCTGGCTGAAGAACGGCGAGCCG TTGGACCGGAAGGAGATGAGGTTCAGCAGCTTGACGTTCGATGATTCTGGGATGTACCAGTGTATGGCAGAGAACCGCCATGGCGTCGTCTATGCCAACGCAGAGCTGCGTGTGTTCG CCTGCGCGCCCACGTTCGAGCACAGCCCGGTGAAGAGAGTCCTCGCAGCTAGAAACGGCCGGGTGGTGATTGTATGTCGACCCAAAGCGGCTCCAAAGCCCACTTTCTCCTGGAGCAAAGACACGGAGCTGCTTTCCAACTCCACCAG AGTGTTTATCTGGGAGGATGGGAGCCTGGAGATCCTCAACGTGACGCGAGCAGACGAGGGCAGGTACACCTGCTTTGCCGAGAATGACCGAGGCAAGGCCAACAGTACCGGCTCGCTACTAGTCACAG ACTCCACAAAGATCACCTTGGCACCGTCCAACGCTGACGTCAAAGTCGGTGAGAACGCGTGGATGCAGTGCGCCGCGTCTCATGACCCCGCCCTGGACATCACCTTCATCTGGTCCGTGGACGGTCAGGTTATCGACCTACACAAGGAGAGCCGACACTATGAGCGCACCCCG AATGGAAGCTCCAACGGTGAGCTCCTGATCAAGAACGCCCAGCTGAAGCACGCCGGACTCTACACCTGCACCGCACAGACGCCCGTTGACAATGTTACGGCCTCTGCTCACCTCGTTGTCAGGG GTCCGCCCGGCGCCCCGGGAGGGGTTCGAGTGataaacaaaagtgacaagagtGTAACGTTGCAGTGGAGCCGTGGAGCCGACAACCACAGTCCCATCTCCAAATATACCATCCAGTACAGGGACGCCTTCTCCAAAGAAGTCTGGAAGAATGCCACTACAT CCCCTGCGGATGTAGAAGGGAACGCAGAGGCGGCCACGGTGGTCGATTTGTTCCCCTGGACAGAGTATGAGTTCAGGGTTATCGCCACCAACACTCTGGGTACAGGAGAGTCCAGCAGCCCGTCGCCTAAAGAGAAAACACTGGAAGCGG TTCCTGTGGTGGCGCCCTCGGACATCGGCGGGGGTGGAGGGACAAGCAGAGAACTGACCATTACATGGACG CCCGTGCAGCCACAGTACTACTACGGGCCTAATTTCGGCTACATTGTGGCCTTTAAACCCCAAGACGACAACGAGTGGATGAAGGTGACGGTGGCTGATCCGCAGGCCAAACGCTATGTCCACAAGGACTcgtccatccctccctccacagAGTTCCACGTGAAAGTCAAGGCATTCAACAGCGCAGGAGAGGGGCCCTACAGCCTAACAGCCGTCATTTATTCGGCTCAGGATG CTCCATCTGAAGCCCCTTCGGGTGTCGAAGGCAGAGCCCTCTCCGCCACAGAAGCCTTTGTGTCGTGGCTGCCTCTCCCACAGAGCAATATAGATGGATACCAG CTGAAGTACTGGAGGAATCAGGAAGACAGCGAGGGCGGGGCCCAGAGGGTGGTGGTTCCCAGCCGGGAGAACCACACCAGGCTGGAGGGAATGAAGCCCAACTCACACTACGTTGTTGAAGTTCGGGGCTACAACACTGCAGGATTCGGGCCCTCCAACACTATCAGCATCCACACCAAGAAAGCCC CTCCAAGCCAAGCCCCCAGAATAATACGGCAAAAGTTAAAGGGCAAGTCTATAAATCTTGCCTGGGAAAACGTGGAACCACTGGCTAATGAAGCATCGATAAATGGCTACAAG GTGCTGTGCAGGCAGCAGGGCCACTCCACAGGCCCCGTGTACATAACCAGCCACAGGCACATAGAGGTTCCCCTGCCCGAGGAGGGGAACTACGTGGTGGAGGTTCGGGCGCAcacggagggaggagacggcgcTGTGACGCGGATCAACATCACAG gtgGGGGTGTCATGGCCGCCCGGTCTCTcggcctcctctccctgctcctggtggccctcctctgcctcagcctctGA